From one Dokdonella sp. genomic stretch:
- a CDS encoding 5'-nucleotidase: MSMPPDPAAATVADKLVVAISSRALFDLGDSHELFEREGLDAYARYQIAHENELLAPGIAFPLVQKLLRLNSMAPSAPRVEVILLSRNSADTGLRIFNAIEHYGLDIVRAAFTNGAPTANYAHPFGANLFLSANVDDVRRALTAGVAAATILPSKAPELPSEQLRIAFDGDAVIFGDDSERVSHLEGLEAFHRNETERAGEPLAVGPFRGFLEALHRIQAAFPIEGSPIRTALVTARSAPAHKRVILTLRDWGVRIDEALFLGGRSKGPFLEAFGADIFFDDSMLNVESARRHVATGHVPHGVHNL, translated from the coding sequence ATGTCCATGCCTCCCGATCCCGCGGCCGCCACCGTGGCCGACAAACTCGTCGTCGCGATCTCTTCGCGCGCCCTGTTCGACCTTGGCGACAGCCATGAGCTGTTCGAGCGCGAAGGGCTCGACGCCTATGCGCGCTACCAGATCGCCCACGAGAATGAACTGCTTGCGCCCGGCATTGCGTTTCCGCTCGTGCAGAAGCTGCTGCGCCTCAATTCGATGGCGCCGTCGGCACCGCGCGTCGAGGTGATCCTGCTTTCGCGCAACTCGGCCGACACCGGCCTGCGCATCTTCAACGCGATCGAGCACTACGGCCTCGACATCGTGCGCGCGGCCTTCACCAATGGAGCGCCGACCGCCAACTACGCGCATCCGTTCGGTGCCAACCTGTTTCTCTCGGCCAATGTCGACGACGTGCGCCGCGCACTCACCGCCGGCGTTGCCGCGGCGACGATCCTGCCGTCCAAGGCGCCGGAGCTGCCGAGCGAGCAGTTGCGCATCGCCTTCGACGGTGATGCCGTGATCTTCGGCGACGATTCCGAGCGCGTTTCCCATCTCGAAGGCCTGGAGGCCTTCCACCGCAATGAAACCGAGCGCGCTGGCGAGCCGCTGGCGGTCGGGCCATTCCGCGGATTCCTCGAAGCCCTGCATCGCATCCAGGCCGCATTCCCGATCGAGGGCTCGCCGATCCGCACCGCCCTGGTCACCGCGCGCTCGGCGCCGGCGCACAAGCGGGTGATCCTGACCTTGCGCGACTGGGGCGTACGCATCGACGAGGCGCTGTTCCTCGGCGGACGCAGCAAGGGTCCGTTCCTCGAGGCGTTCGGTGCCGATATCTTCTTCGACGATTCGATGCTCAACGTCGAATCGGCGCGCCGGCATGTCGCCACCGGCCATGTCCCACACGGCGTGCACAATCTTTGA
- a CDS encoding S8 family serine peptidase, which translates to MHASNRSLRRLPLHLALAAVLAPTGSGFAAEIAAGLREMAARDGTVDALVVLSAKAPRSLLRTDGDYRERRRALVDTLRATADVSQAGVRAWLDAEGVEYRAFWIVNMIQARLTPEQLDALAARSDIAALRTNAPVMLARPVEVDVPAPLSVNAIEWGVERVRAPLVWAAGHTGQGIVVADQDTGVRWTHNAIKAKYRGWNGTTADHSYNWHDAVHGSGNAICPGDRPAPCDDDGHGSHTVGTILGDDGGSNQVGVAPGAKWIGCRNMNAGTGTPAMYNECAQFFLAPTDASGANPDPDRAPDVISNSWGCPASEGCTAGNEVREAIENLVAGGIVFVAAAGNSGSACSSILDAPATYEASLTVGSMTSGNAMSGFSSRGPVVGLAAVKPDIVAPGSSVRSITRSSDSAYTSLSGTSMATPHVAGVVALLMSVDPSLRGDPARVAALLRETAVPLTSSTQVCGGIPATTIPNPVQGHGRVDAWNAYIHLDRLFAHDFDPTALRP; encoded by the coding sequence ATGCACGCGTCAAACCGCAGCCTGCGCCGCCTGCCCTTGCATCTCGCCCTCGCTGCCGTCCTCGCGCCCACCGGCAGCGGATTCGCCGCGGAGATCGCAGCGGGGCTGCGCGAGATGGCTGCGCGTGACGGTACGGTCGATGCACTCGTCGTACTGTCCGCAAAAGCGCCGCGCTCGCTGCTGCGGACCGATGGTGACTACCGCGAACGTCGCCGCGCGTTGGTCGATACTTTGCGCGCGACTGCCGATGTTTCGCAGGCCGGCGTGCGCGCCTGGCTCGATGCCGAGGGTGTCGAGTACCGGGCGTTCTGGATCGTCAACATGATCCAGGCGCGCTTGACACCGGAGCAGTTGGATGCGCTCGCCGCGCGTAGTGACATCGCTGCGCTGCGCACGAACGCCCCGGTCATGCTGGCGCGACCGGTCGAGGTCGATGTGCCGGCGCCCTTGTCGGTCAATGCTATCGAGTGGGGCGTCGAGCGCGTGCGGGCGCCGCTGGTCTGGGCAGCTGGCCATACCGGGCAAGGTATCGTGGTCGCCGACCAGGACACCGGTGTGCGCTGGACGCACAACGCGATCAAGGCGAAGTACCGCGGTTGGAACGGCACCACGGCCGATCACTCGTACAATTGGCACGATGCCGTGCATGGCAGCGGCAATGCGATCTGTCCCGGTGATCGGCCGGCCCCCTGCGATGATGACGGGCATGGCAGTCACACTGTCGGCACGATTCTCGGCGACGATGGTGGTTCCAACCAGGTCGGTGTCGCACCCGGTGCAAAGTGGATCGGCTGCCGCAACATGAATGCCGGCACTGGCACGCCGGCGATGTACAACGAGTGCGCGCAGTTCTTCCTCGCGCCGACCGACGCAAGTGGCGCGAATCCCGATCCGGATCGCGCGCCGGACGTCATCAGCAACTCCTGGGGCTGCCCGGCTTCGGAGGGCTGCACGGCCGGCAACGAGGTGCGTGAGGCGATCGAGAATCTCGTTGCGGGTGGCATCGTCTTCGTTGCCGCAGCCGGCAATTCAGGGTCGGCCTGCTCCTCGATCCTCGACGCGCCAGCCACCTACGAGGCCTCGCTCACGGTCGGTTCGATGACCTCGGGCAATGCCATGTCGGGCTTTTCGAGCCGTGGCCCGGTCGTGGGGCTCGCCGCGGTCAAGCCGGACATCGTCGCCCCTGGTTCGAGCGTGCGCTCGATCACGCGGTCGAGCGACAGTGCCTACACGTCGTTGAGCGGCACCAGCATGGCCACGCCGCATGTGGCCGGCGTGGTCGCCCTGCTGATGTCGGTCGATCCAAGCCTGCGTGGCGATCCGGCGCGTGTCGCCGCCCTGCTGCGCGAAACCGCCGTGCCGCTGACCTCGAGCACGCAGGTCTGCGGCGGCATTCCGGCGACGACGATCCCGAATCCGGTGCAGGGCCATGGGCGCGTCGATGCCTGGAATGCCTACATCCACCTCGATCGCCTGTTTGCCCACGATTTCGACCCGACCGCATTGCGGCCGTAG